From a region of the Torulaspora globosa chromosome 7, complete sequence genome:
- the TIF6 gene encoding translation initiation factor 6 (ancestral locus Anc_8.118), producing the protein MATRTQFENSNEIGVFSKLTNTYCLVAVGGSENFYSAFEAELGDAIPIAHTTIAGTRIIGRMTAGNRRGLLVPTQTTDQELQHLRNSLPDTVKIQRVEERLSALGNVICCNDYVALVHPDIDRETEELIADVLGVEVFRQTISGNILVGSYCALSNQGGLVHPQTSIQDQEELSSLLQVPLVAGTVNRGSAVVGAGIVVNDYLAVTGLDTTAPELSVIESIFRLNDARPEAIAGNLRDTLIETYS; encoded by the coding sequence ATGGCTACTAGAACCCAGTTTGAAAACTCAAACGAGATCGGagtcttctcaaagctCACCAATACCTACTGTCTCGTCGCAGTCGGGGGTTCCGAGAACTTCTACTCCGCCTTCGAGGCAGAACTAGGAGATGCCATCCCCATAGCACACACCACGATCGCCGGTACCCGGATCATCGGCCGCATGACGGCGGGCAACCGCCGAGGCCTGCTGGTCCCCACCCAGACCACCGACCAAGAACTCCAGCATCTAAGAAACTCGCTCCCAGATACCGTCAAGATCCAGCGAGTCGAGGAAAGACTAAGCGCTCTGGGTAACGTCATCTGCTGCAACGACTACGTGGCGCTAGTACACCCGGACATCGACCGCGAAACGGAAGAACTCATCGCAGACGTGCTCGGCGTCGAAGTGTTCCGCCAGACCATCTCCGGGAACATCCTCGTCGGCTCGTACTGTGCACTAAGCAACCAGGGCGGTCTTGTCCACCCACAAACCTCAATCCAGGACCAGGAAGAACTCTCCTCGCTGCTCCAGGTGCCCCTGGTCGCGGGTACCGTGAACCGCGGTAGCGCTGTCGTCGGCGCCGGCATCGTCGTCAACGACTACCTCGCCGTCACGGGACTCGACACCACCGCCCCAGAACTCAGCGTCATCGAGAGCATCTTCCGTCTGAATGACGCGCGTCCCGAGGCGATTGCGGGTAACCTGCGCGACACGCTTATCGAAACTTACTCGTGA
- the DSS4 gene encoding guanine nucleotide exchange factor DSS4 (ancestral locus Anc_8.119), with protein MSVRCSFEDCKCAVITVDSAIKVQLPGQAAETFQLMRGATATSEQNEFLLVKDVWDFDNVGVSKQIPPGLLVDSDRAISFVWENKPWTIEKCLKYLICAECDKGPIGMVCQVKNDHESTTLYLLSLSSLTV; from the coding sequence ATGAGCGTCAGATGTTCCTTCGAAGACTGCAAATGTGCCGTTATCACGGTCGACAGTGCGATCAAAGTGCAACTACCGGGACAAGCCGCGGAGACGTTCCAATTGATGCGAGGCGCCACCGCGACCAGCGAACAAAACGAATTTCTGCTGGTCAAAGACGTCTGGGATTTCGACAACGTGGGAGTCTCCAAGCAGATCCCGCCGGGACTGCTGGTCGATTCCGACCGCGCGATCAGTTTCGTGTGGGAAAACAAGCCTTGGACCATCGAAAAGTGTCTGAAATACCTGATCTGTGCCGAATGCGACAAGGGCCCCATCGGCATGGTATGCCAGGTGAAAAACGACCATGAATCGACCACCTTGTACCTGCTAAGTCTGTCATCTTTGACAGTTTAA
- the SPO74 gene encoding Spo74p (ancestral locus Anc_8.120) gives MTDDIEDAVKRFEAVHLKRGPDEQRYGELAQIKNENYHLKLALDEKNMELEKLKKTVQRGVFLEDVHKFSSQVESNAPMFVAGPPSDSGSCGTDLEIVTHFSGSPYKGKRTNSKATENSVATTSTSNIKAEHVFFKQNVVPFIEQMIASLKLSSVFKQEGRKLQEKYDKFEGELWDSKFDTCLLTDIFDDILYFYRQMTSVLNRELKFKELSQRLEYLFSIFLDPREYDLDPQEHIEYLREEISDTLIRIFHYQDMPPEKERIDYDNTNEAMHHDYTPGRISGPLLSRNKKQAAKRLKCIEQGFEICANAMNQAFGDKQQLRVQEDSIPSVLSSTGMVSEISENAMREKDRLKESKSSLEFIPIGYDENTLNSKTPQRKAYQTQQLNEITPKANDENDPLQMFFQEQASFYDNNIDRRCK, from the coding sequence ATGACTgatgatattgaagatgcAGTGAAACGATTTGAAGCGGTTCACTTGAAAAGAGGGCCCGATGAGCAGCGATACGGAGAACTCGCTCAGATAAAGAACGAAAACTATCATCTGAAATTGGCACTTGATGAGAAAAATATGGAACtggagaaactgaagaaaacgGTGCAACGGGGtgtatttctcgaagatgTTCACAAATTTTCTTCGCAAGTCGAGAGTAACGCACCGATGTTTGTTGCGGGACCGCCGAGCGACTCCGGCAGCTGCGGGACCGACCTGGAGATCGTAACTCATTTTTCAGGGTCCCCCTACAAGGGCAAGAGAACCAATTCCAAGGCTACTGAAAATTCGGTGGCTACGACGTCAACGTCCAATATCAAGGCAGAGcatgttttcttcaagcagaACGTTGTGCCATTCATCGAGCAAATGATCGCAAGCCTGAAATTGAGCAGCGTCTTCAAGCAGGAAGGCCGGAAGTTGCAGGAGAAATACGACAAATTCGAAGGTGAACTTTGGGATTCTAAATTTGATACATGTTTGTTGACTGACATTTTCGATGATATCCTCTATTTTTATAGACAGATGACGTCGGTCCTGAATCGGGAattgaagttcaaggagCTTTCGCAAAGGCTCGAATACCTCTTCTCGATTTTTTTGGACCCTAGAGAATACGATCTTGATCCGCAAGAACATATCGAGTATCTGAGGGAAGAGATAAGTGATACTCTGATCCGGATATTCCATTATCAGGATATGCCGCCTGAAAAGGAGCGTATCGATTACGACAACACGAACGAAGCCATGCATCACGACTACACACCGGGTAGAATTAGTGGACCACTGCTCAGCAGAAACAAGAAGCAAGCAGCCAAGCGATTGAAATGCATCGAGCAGGGTTTCGAAATTTGTGCCAATGCCATGAACCAAGCTTTCGGAGACAAGCAACAGCTCAGAGTGCAGGAGGATTCGATCCCCAGCGTCCTGAGCAGCACAGGGATGGTTAGCGAGATCTCAGAGAATGCAATGAGGGAAAAGGATAGATTGAAGGAGAGCAAAAGTTCCCTAGAGTTTATACCAATCGGATACGACGAAAATACACTAAATTCAAAGACCCCTCAGCGTAAAGCTTATCAAACCCAACAGCTGAATGAGATAACACCTAAAGCAAACGACGAAAATGATCCTCTTCAAATGTTTTTCCAAGAACAAGCTAGCTTTTATGATAACAACATAGATAGGCGTTGCAAATAA